One Candidatus Cloacimonas sp. DNA window includes the following coding sequences:
- a CDS encoding UDP-N-acetylmuramoyl-L-alanyl-D-glutamate--2,6-diaminopimelate ligase: MRTDNRKISAGDIFVCIKGEFFDGHSYIKSALEKGAALIVGEEFNNPDFPFLKVKDSRKAAALIARLIFLPEKIPFTLIGITGTNGKTTTSLMIYEALKNLGFRCGWIGTLGYYINDNKFPSERTTPDIIELNEIFAEIVKAEIKYVVMEVSSHSLALNRVYGVKFDYCLFSNLGRDHLDFHQTLANYGKAKMSFFKQGVKDGSISIINTADPFGDKIEKMLIAKQAKVHSIGGNDAEFSFADIKTDIHNSSFKLISADAEIFISSRLIGSFNIQNLGLSALTLYAMGFSPEQIHQSIKNIPPVSGRIEKVENDFGIGIFIDYAHTPEAIENVLKAVKDLPHKRILCLLGAGGDRDKGKRPLMLKAALQYCNAVIISDDNPRSENPDTIIKDIVADSDLYAPWWVIRERKQAIESLICIAGKDDIVLFCGKGSEDYQEIEGTKHHFNDRETILAALASKSSYSKAEDEFILPVDQTLLKLLFLPENNPEPKGYRKPVSYKYISTDSRNIKPGSIFIAIKGEKYDGHNYLPEVLAHKENCAIGEKPLPTDISAEEFQYFQVQSSMQAMGNICRKYLQLFPAKRIALTGSTGKTTTKEFIAQVLESSASVLKTRANENNMIGLCKTILRILPEHQYAVFELGTNHFGEISALAEVVNPEIGIIINIGPAHLESFYNEEGVFQEKINLFKRPLALRLFPGDNPRFKPFARKGIGVGYKETCNYRITQQQVTENRQTFYLNEDLWILPYSAPYYAINAAFAIVLGLKLGIDKKKIQSALKKPIQLDLRTQIIKRGTGLLIIDCYNANPVSMINALKYWQSLYPEKPHYAILADMLELGSSTSYYHDLIGSILAKMRFEKLYTVGSHSVFYHSAKEGKITHFYSVKRMLSSLYRWPIPQDAVILLKGSHYWQLELLIPKLKGEN, translated from the coding sequence ATGCGGACAGATAACAGAAAAATTAGCGCTGGTGATATTTTTGTCTGCATTAAAGGTGAATTTTTTGACGGACATTCATATATAAAATCCGCTCTCGAAAAAGGAGCCGCTTTAATTGTGGGAGAGGAATTTAATAATCCTGATTTCCCTTTCCTAAAAGTTAAAGATAGTCGAAAAGCAGCTGCTCTGATTGCTCGCCTTATCTTTCTGCCGGAAAAAATACCTTTTACTTTAATCGGGATAACCGGAACCAACGGTAAAACCACTACTTCTTTAATGATTTACGAAGCGCTAAAAAATCTGGGTTTTCGTTGCGGATGGATAGGAACATTGGGTTATTATATAAATGATAATAAATTTCCTTCCGAGCGCACAACTCCCGATATAATAGAACTGAATGAAATATTTGCTGAAATAGTAAAGGCAGAAATCAAATATGTAGTTATGGAGGTCTCTTCTCATTCCTTGGCGCTTAACAGAGTTTATGGCGTTAAATTTGATTATTGTCTGTTCAGCAATTTAGGGCGTGACCATCTTGATTTTCATCAGACCCTGGCAAATTACGGAAAGGCAAAAATGAGCTTTTTTAAACAAGGCGTAAAAGATGGAAGCATTTCTATAATCAATACTGCCGATCCTTTTGGAGATAAGATAGAAAAAATGCTGATTGCCAAACAGGCAAAAGTGCATTCTATCGGAGGCAATGATGCTGAATTCTCTTTTGCAGATATAAAAACCGACATTCATAATAGCAGCTTTAAATTGATTTCGGCAGATGCGGAAATTTTTATTTCAAGCCGCCTGATTGGGAGTTTCAATATTCAGAATCTTGGCTTATCTGCCCTTACTTTATATGCTATGGGCTTTAGTCCTGAACAAATTCATCAATCCATAAAAAATATTCCACCCGTCTCAGGTAGAATTGAGAAAGTGGAAAATGACTTTGGAATAGGTATATTTATAGATTATGCTCATACTCCTGAGGCAATTGAAAATGTGCTGAAAGCAGTGAAGGACTTACCTCATAAAAGAATCCTTTGCTTATTGGGTGCCGGTGGAGACAGAGATAAAGGCAAAAGACCCTTAATGTTGAAAGCTGCGTTACAATATTGTAATGCCGTAATTATAAGTGATGACAACCCTCGCAGCGAAAATCCGGATACGATTATTAAAGATATTGTTGCAGACAGCGATCTCTATGCTCCTTGGTGGGTTATTAGAGAGAGAAAACAAGCGATTGAATCCCTTATCTGCATTGCAGGTAAAGATGATATAGTATTATTTTGCGGCAAAGGAAGTGAAGATTACCAAGAAATTGAAGGCACCAAACATCATTTTAATGATCGAGAAACCATTTTGGCGGCTCTTGCCTCAAAATCATCCTATTCCAAAGCTGAAGATGAATTTATTTTGCCTGTTGATCAAACATTACTAAAACTGTTATTTTTACCAGAAAACAATCCTGAGCCGAAGGGTTATAGAAAACCAGTTAGCTATAAATATATTTCTACCGATTCGCGGAATATTAAGCCAGGAAGTATATTCATAGCTATCAAAGGTGAAAAATACGATGGCCATAATTACTTGCCAGAAGTGCTTGCCCATAAAGAAAATTGCGCCATCGGTGAAAAACCCTTACCAACAGATATTTCGGCTGAGGAATTTCAGTATTTCCAAGTTCAAAGTAGTATGCAAGCAATGGGTAATATATGCCGCAAATATTTACAACTCTTCCCCGCTAAAAGAATTGCCTTAACTGGAAGCACAGGTAAAACCACTACCAAAGAATTCATTGCTCAAGTTTTGGAAAGTTCCGCTTCCGTATTAAAAACTCGTGCCAATGAAAACAATATGATCGGCTTATGTAAAACCATCTTAAGAATTTTACCAGAACATCAATATGCCGTCTTTGAATTGGGAACAAACCACTTTGGAGAAATATCCGCTTTGGCTGAGGTTGTCAATCCTGAAATTGGTATTATTATCAATATCGGACCCGCACATTTAGAAAGTTTTTATAATGAAGAAGGCGTATTTCAAGAAAAAATAAACCTGTTTAAACGACCTTTGGCTTTGCGTTTGTTTCCGGGTGATAATCCGCGCTTCAAACCCTTTGCCAGGAAAGGAATAGGCGTTGGCTATAAAGAAACTTGCAATTACAGGATAACTCAACAGCAGGTAACAGAAAACAGGCAAACATTTTATTTGAATGAGGACTTGTGGATTTTACCTTATTCAGCCCCTTATTATGCGATCAATGCAGCTTTTGCGATTGTTTTGGGTTTAAAACTTGGGATAGATAAGAAAAAGATACAATCTGCCCTAAAAAAACCTATCCAATTGGATTTGAGAACGCAGATCATTAAAAGAGGAACAGGACTGCTAATCATTGACTGCTATAATGCAAATCCCGTTTCTATGATAAATGCCCTAAAATATTGGCAATCTCTATATCCTGAGAAACCGCATTACGCTATTTTGGCAGATATGCTGGAACTTGGTTCCAGCACTTCATATTACCACGATTTGATTGGTTCCATACTTGCCAAAATGCGTTTTGAAAAGTTATATACGGTGGGTTCTCACTCCGTCTTTTATCATTCTGCCAAAGAAGGTAAAATTACTCACTTTTATTCTGTAAAAAGAATGCTAAGTTCCTTATATCGTTGGCCAATACCCCAAGACGCGGTAATTCTTTTGAAGGGCTCTCATTATTGGCAACTGGAACTTTTAATCCCCAAACTAAAAGGAGAGAACTGA